Proteins from a single region of Nitrospirota bacterium:
- a CDS encoding YggT family protein has translation MFILSNLIVAVAKILDIVLSIYMWIIIIAALISWVNPDPYNPIVRFLYGITEPVLRRVRRIIPFGGIGIDISPIIVILIILFLKYFLISSLMELGYMSGR, from the coding sequence ATGTTTATATTATCTAATCTGATTGTAGCTGTGGCAAAGATACTGGATATTGTCTTGAGTATCTATATGTGGATAATAATCATTGCCGCACTTATCTCATGGGTCAATCCTGACCCATACAATCCAATTGTGAGATTTCTTTATGGTATAACAGAACCTGTATTGAGAAGGGTCAGGAGGATTATTCCGTTTGGTGGAATAGGTATTGATATATCTCCGATAATTGTTATTTTGATAATCCTGTTTTTGAAGTATTTTCTTATTTCATCGTTAATGGAATTAGGTTATATGAGTGGGAGGTGA